The Streptococcus viridans genome includes a window with the following:
- a CDS encoding alpha-L-fucosidase, whose amino-acid sequence MGKRLFDQRNRFGIRKLSVGVCSVVVATCFLGVTTSYAEEQAERSETREERVDTSDVEHQGEEETAVKEHQEESEHSSPVTSEKESRAVSQGTEATQPATSLDEEPEIADYGPLPSKAQMQYHREELAAFIHFGMNTYYDREWGDGQEDPYYFYPEHLDTDQWIKTLKDAGFKRTIMVVKHHDGFLLYPSKYTDHTIAKSGWKEGKGDILAEVSASASKYDMDMGVYLSPWDAHSPLYHVDTEDQYNEYYLNQLKEILEDPKYGNKGKFVEVWMDGARGDGAQKVTYTFDKWFDAIRKAQGDIAIFSAEPTNVRWIGNEKGIAGDPVWHKVNPDKIRNNPSNSYLNHGDPEGKQYSVGEADVSIRSGWFYHDNQEPKSLRELMDIYFKSVGRGTPLLLNIPPNQDGKFADADVARLKEFRQTLDQLYSVDYAAGALVEADSTRRNSHYSASHLTDGDEKTSWAPADDAKTGSFVLDLGKEQHFDVVELKETIEKGQRISGFTIDVAVNGQWVPFGAGSTVGYRRLIKGQPVDSRYLRVSITDAQATPILNGVSVYKTPSSIEETDGYPLGLAYHSDRTADRANSQWNEEGEGVRGTSMWTKEKGASATYQFEGTKAYVVATVDPGHGEMDVYVDGQKLATVNTQSPTRKRSQKVYETPDLKAGAHTLTLVNSKGDAIATEGIYALNNQEKGLFEFAQPTLAVKKGDPAQVVVKRKGGSKGSASLKLITEPGTGVHGKVYKDTNVTLEFADGETEKTVQVPTLDFAGKATDVYDFKVKLLHPDQGSLVGFIPELTVQVMNEDLLPENRKEVDDQNPKLYYSQGWHHETDNQNFSNGTESWSSFNQVTDEEGKKHIDVTITFKGTGVEVRGVVDPSHGLYSVTLDGKEIAFEEGRGHDYEIEGDHYFSGYGDQRKLDQSLVNLQGLAKGYHQLRLHLDPALNDPQSSRAIQVDRFVLSGKDSQLLSQEELQQIIKEGVEKIKATSLDRLKAALKPTIQHQLTELTQLLNQERPDLVVAANQVEALKTILEDAHNYEPLTQTRPDEGVRDLILEKPELLIEAEEIPFESQTRENKDLAKGESRILQAGKVGRRLKLIEVRQEEGKEIRTEVDAFVEVEAQDQITEVGTGVVEENPIIPDVPLPTSPSEDSQETKPLLPLEDKKESGISRMLTPTALNATPLSPVSTSEAVNPDAVQSKEKLPQTGSEKASFLAWIGLLGLGFLGGRVKYARRKS is encoded by the coding sequence ATGGGAAAAAGATTATTTGATCAGAGAAATCGATTTGGCATTCGCAAACTCTCAGTAGGGGTTTGCTCCGTAGTGGTAGCGACTTGTTTTTTAGGAGTCACTACCAGTTATGCAGAGGAACAAGCTGAGAGGAGTGAGACTCGTGAAGAACGAGTCGACACAAGTGATGTCGAACATCAAGGGGAGGAGGAAACAGCTGTGAAAGAGCACCAAGAAGAATCAGAACATTCCTCACCCGTAACGAGTGAGAAAGAAAGCCGAGCAGTCAGCCAAGGGACAGAAGCAACCCAACCAGCCACTTCTCTAGATGAGGAGCCTGAGATTGCGGATTACGGACCGCTTCCAAGTAAGGCCCAAATGCAATATCACCGCGAAGAACTAGCAGCCTTCATCCACTTTGGGATGAATACTTATTACGATCGTGAGTGGGGAGATGGGCAAGAAGATCCTTATTATTTCTATCCAGAGCATCTGGATACCGATCAGTGGATCAAAACCCTGAAGGATGCTGGTTTCAAACGGACCATCATGGTCGTCAAGCACCACGATGGCTTCCTCTTGTACCCTTCTAAATACACCGACCATACCATTGCCAAAAGTGGTTGGAAGGAAGGGAAAGGCGATATCCTAGCCGAGGTTTCTGCTTCTGCCAGCAAGTATGACATGGATATGGGGGTCTACCTCTCGCCTTGGGATGCTCACAGCCCGCTCTACCATGTGGATACAGAGGACCAATACAACGAATACTATCTCAACCAGCTCAAAGAAATCCTTGAAGATCCAAAATATGGTAACAAGGGCAAGTTCGTAGAAGTCTGGATGGATGGAGCGCGGGGCGATGGGGCTCAAAAAGTCACCTATACCTTCGACAAGTGGTTTGATGCCATTCGTAAGGCCCAAGGGGACATTGCCATCTTCTCGGCTGAGCCCACCAATGTTCGTTGGATCGGAAATGAGAAGGGGATCGCTGGAGATCCAGTTTGGCATAAGGTCAATCCAGATAAGATTCGTAACAATCCATCTAATAGTTACCTCAATCACGGGGATCCAGAAGGGAAGCAATACTCAGTGGGAGAAGCGGATGTTTCTATTCGCTCCGGCTGGTTCTACCATGACAACCAAGAGCCTAAGTCCTTGCGCGAATTGATGGACATTTACTTCAAATCGGTCGGCCGTGGAACCCCGCTTTTGCTTAATATTCCACCGAATCAAGATGGGAAATTTGCGGATGCCGATGTGGCCCGTTTGAAAGAATTCCGCCAGACTTTGGACCAACTCTACAGCGTGGACTATGCGGCGGGCGCTTTGGTAGAAGCTGACTCGACACGGCGCAATTCTCATTACTCAGCCAGCCATTTGACGGATGGAGATGAGAAGACCAGTTGGGCACCTGCCGATGATGCCAAGACCGGATCTTTTGTCCTCGATCTTGGAAAAGAGCAACATTTTGATGTGGTAGAGCTCAAAGAAACCATCGAGAAAGGCCAACGGATTTCCGGTTTCACCATCGATGTAGCGGTGAATGGGCAATGGGTTCCTTTTGGTGCTGGTTCAACCGTTGGATACCGCCGTTTGATCAAAGGTCAACCAGTTGATAGTCGCTACCTCCGGGTGTCCATCACCGATGCCCAAGCCACTCCAATCTTGAACGGCGTCTCTGTCTATAAGACGCCATCTAGCATTGAAGAAACCGATGGCTATCCGCTTGGTTTGGCCTATCATTCTGACCGGACTGCTGACCGTGCCAATAGCCAATGGAATGAAGAGGGAGAAGGCGTTCGAGGCACCTCTATGTGGACCAAGGAAAAGGGAGCTTCTGCAACCTATCAGTTCGAAGGGACCAAAGCCTATGTGGTCGCAACCGTAGACCCTGGTCATGGGGAAATGGATGTCTATGTCGATGGCCAAAAACTAGCGACGGTTAATACCCAAAGTCCAACCCGCAAACGCAGCCAAAAGGTTTATGAAACACCGGATTTGAAAGCAGGAGCCCATACTTTGACCTTGGTCAATAGCAAGGGAGATGCGATCGCAACGGAAGGGATTTATGCCCTCAATAACCAAGAAAAGGGTCTCTTTGAGTTTGCCCAGCCAACCCTAGCCGTTAAGAAAGGCGACCCAGCGCAAGTCGTTGTCAAGAGAAAGGGTGGCTCTAAAGGAAGTGCCAGTCTTAAATTAATCACAGAACCAGGAACAGGGGTTCATGGCAAGGTTTATAAAGATACCAATGTCACTCTCGAGTTTGCAGATGGAGAGACAGAAAAAACAGTCCAAGTCCCAACCCTTGATTTTGCAGGCAAGGCGACAGATGTCTATGACTTTAAGGTCAAATTGTTGCATCCGGATCAAGGAAGCCTGGTCGGCTTTATTCCAGAGCTGACAGTCCAAGTGATGAACGAGGACCTGCTTCCAGAAAATCGTAAAGAAGTGGACGACCAAAATCCAAAACTGTACTACAGCCAAGGCTGGCATCATGAGACAGACAATCAAAATTTCTCAAATGGCACAGAATCTTGGTCGAGTTTTAACCAAGTGACCGATGAGGAAGGCAAGAAACACATTGATGTGACCATCACCTTTAAGGGAACTGGTGTGGAGGTTCGAGGAGTGGTTGATCCAAGCCATGGTCTCTACAGCGTCACCCTAGACGGAAAAGAAATCGCCTTTGAAGAAGGACGTGGTCATGATTATGAGATTGAAGGCGATCATTACTTCAGTGGCTATGGAGACCAACGCAAGCTCGATCAGAGTTTGGTCAATCTGCAAGGTCTAGCAAAAGGCTACCACCAGCTACGCTTGCACCTAGATCCAGCCCTCAATGATCCTCAGTCATCTAGAGCCATCCAGGTAGACCGGTTTGTCCTATCAGGAAAAGATAGTCAGTTGCTCAGTCAAGAAGAGCTACAACAGATTATCAAAGAAGGAGTAGAAAAGATCAAGGCTACTTCTCTCGATCGCTTGAAAGCAGCCCTCAAACCGACTATTCAACATCAATTGACTGAATTGACTCAGTTGTTGAATCAAGAGCGACCAGATTTGGTTGTTGCAGCGAATCAAGTGGAAGCCCTTAAAACCATCTTAGAAGATGCTCACAATTATGAACCGTTGACGCAGACACGCCCAGACGAAGGTGTTCGGGATTTGATTCTTGAAAAGCCAGAACTGCTCATCGAAGCGGAGGAGATTCCATTTGAGAGTCAAACGCGTGAAAACAAGGACTTGGCCAAGGGCGAAAGCCGGATCCTTCAAGCAGGGAAGGTTGGACGCCGGTTGAAGTTAATCGAGGTTCGACAAGAAGAAGGCAAAGAAATTCGGACAGAAGTCGATGCCTTTGTCGAAGTAGAAGCCCAGGACCAGATAACAGAAGTCGGAACAGGAGTGGTAGAAGAAAATCCAATTATTCCGGATGTGCCGCTACCAACAAGTCCAAGTGAAGACTCACAAGAAACGAAACCGTTGCTTCCGCTAGAAGACAAAAAAGAAAGTGGAATTTCTCGGATGTTGACACCGACGGCGCTAAATGCGACTCCTCTTTCTCCTGTGTCTACATCAGAAGCCGTAAATCCAGATGCTGTGCAGTCGAAAGAAAAACTGCCACAGACAGGATCAGAGAAGGCAAGTTTCTTAGCTTGGATCGGACTACTCGGCTTAGGCTTCTTAGGCGGAAGAGTGAAATACGCTCGTAGGAAATCCTAA